Proteins from a single region of Novosphingobium sp. CECT 9465:
- a CDS encoding SDR family NAD(P)-dependent oxidoreductase produces MTNTVALVTGASKGVGRGAARALGSKGMTVYLTARSEEPLKAAAAEVDAAGGKGIAIVCDHRDDAQVKAVFDQIEREQGRLDLLLNNAAAVYGDELAKPGPFWEKDLKLADMIVVGLRSDYVAAYYAAPLMIRTGASLIANISFYGAVSYFVGPGYGAAKAGTDKMVHDMAIDFADTDVSIVSYWPGYVRTDEFKLIPDEYFPEPLRAILPEFETPEFTGLVIASLLADPDRKALSGKALIGAELGQKYGIKDIDGKQPRTWTAEMGRPTDFFVAG; encoded by the coding sequence ATGACAAATACCGTGGCGTTGGTGACAGGTGCAAGCAAAGGCGTGGGACGCGGAGCCGCGCGCGCGCTCGGCTCAAAGGGCATGACCGTGTACCTTACGGCACGCAGCGAAGAGCCGCTGAAGGCCGCCGCCGCCGAAGTGGATGCCGCAGGCGGCAAAGGCATTGCCATCGTGTGCGACCACCGCGACGATGCGCAAGTGAAGGCCGTGTTCGACCAGATCGAACGCGAACAGGGCCGTCTGGACCTGCTGCTCAACAACGCGGCCGCCGTTTATGGCGACGAACTGGCCAAGCCCGGACCATTCTGGGAAAAGGATCTCAAGCTGGCCGACATGATCGTCGTCGGGCTGCGATCGGATTACGTGGCAGCGTATTATGCCGCGCCCCTGATGATCCGCACCGGTGCTTCGCTCATCGCCAATATCTCGTTCTATGGCGCGGTGTCGTACTTCGTCGGGCCGGGTTATGGCGCTGCCAAGGCCGGGACCGACAAGATGGTGCATGATATGGCGATTGATTTTGCCGATACCGACGTTTCGATCGTGTCCTACTGGCCCGGCTATGTACGCACCGACGAATTCAAGCTGATCCCGGACGAGTATTTCCCCGAACCGCTGCGCGCGATCCTGCCCGAATTCGAGACGCCGGAGTTCACCGGACTGGTCATCGCCAGCCTTCTTGCCGATCCAGACCGCAAAGCGCTTTCGGGCAAGGCGCTGATCGGTGCCGAGCTGGGCCAGAAGTATGGCATCAAGGACATCGACGGCAAGCAACCGCGCACATGGACGGCGGAAATGGGGCGT
- a CDS encoding nuclear transport factor 2 family protein, whose protein sequence is MTLEELSIREAIKDLKARYCFHIDLKHWDDYAGLFTADAIMDVDQSVSTRGRPANPTPRITGSAAIRTFMPQMLENADTVHQVHSPIIEVTSATSAKAIWAMEDIVKMPGFHLEARGHYHETYTLLDGKWYIASLHLTRTYINILEGTEAGPDLS, encoded by the coding sequence ATGACGCTTGAAGAACTGTCCATCCGCGAGGCTATCAAGGACCTCAAGGCCCGCTACTGCTTTCACATCGACCTGAAGCACTGGGATGACTATGCCGGGCTGTTCACCGCCGACGCGATCATGGACGTGGATCAATCGGTTTCAACGCGCGGTCGCCCCGCCAATCCCACGCCCCGCATCACCGGCAGTGCCGCCATCCGCACATTCATGCCCCAGATGCTCGAAAATGCCGACACCGTGCATCAGGTGCATTCGCCGATTATCGAAGTAACCTCGGCCACCAGCGCCAAGGCGATCTGGGCGATGGAGGACATCGTGAAGATGCCGGGCTTCCATTTGGAAGCGCGCGGACATTACCATGAAACGTACACGCTGCTCGATGGCAAGTGGTATATTGCCTCGCTGCACCTGACGCGTACTTACATCAATATTCTCGAAGGCACCGAGGCCGGGCCGGACCTGTCCTGA
- a CDS encoding ecdysteroid 22-kinase family protein: protein MGSPQPNGIVPDGGIPFDPEAYSAETLNAIIAPWRPDVRIANVRVKEAKRYGDGMVSTAARAFLDVEYAAGAPADLPRHLVLKLGRSPDFMIGPLYQNEVRFYNVLRPEVTDIEAPFTLGGSYDPSTQAFALLLGDLTDQGAVFPNVLAKNTLEQVRALLDVLARLHARYWKSPRFASDLGFLETHTQGELATFMHEFVPQAIQHEIDTENFKREMVARLRTSGDELRRGVARLHQHQQTLPHTVLHGDTHIGNTYLLPDGRAGLLDWQLTVRGHHMHDVNYLITTALPIDVRRDNERDLLTFYLDRLQAYGVTEVPGFDETWDEYRRCLVWGVYIGWLTTNIANYGWEISVLNHLRLTTAFEDHDTGALIRALG, encoded by the coding sequence ATGGGTAGTCCACAACCAAACGGCATCGTTCCTGACGGGGGAATCCCTTTCGATCCTGAAGCGTATAGCGCCGAAACGCTGAACGCGATCATCGCGCCGTGGCGGCCCGACGTGCGCATCGCGAATGTGCGGGTGAAGGAAGCCAAACGCTACGGCGATGGCATGGTCTCCACCGCTGCGCGCGCGTTTCTCGATGTGGAATACGCCGCCGGAGCGCCAGCGGATCTGCCGCGCCATCTGGTGCTGAAGCTGGGCCGCTCGCCCGATTTCATGATCGGTCCGCTCTACCAGAACGAAGTGCGTTTCTACAACGTGCTGCGGCCTGAAGTGACCGATATCGAAGCGCCGTTCACGCTCGGCGGTTCCTACGATCCATCCACGCAGGCTTTTGCACTGCTGCTGGGCGACCTGACCGATCAGGGTGCCGTGTTCCCCAATGTGCTGGCAAAGAACACGCTGGAACAAGTGCGGGCGCTGCTCGATGTGCTCGCCCGGCTGCATGCGCGCTATTGGAAATCGCCGCGTTTTGCCAGTGACCTTGGTTTTCTTGAAACGCATACGCAGGGCGAACTCGCCACGTTCATGCATGAGTTCGTGCCTCAGGCGATCCAGCACGAAATCGATACCGAGAACTTCAAGCGCGAGATGGTCGCCCGCCTGCGCACATCGGGCGATGAACTGCGCCGGGGCGTTGCGCGGCTGCACCAGCACCAGCAGACCCTGCCGCATACCGTGCTCCACGGCGATACCCACATCGGCAATACCTATCTTCTGCCCGATGGCCGCGCCGGACTGCTCGATTGGCAGTTGACCGTGCGCGGGCACCACATGCACGACGTGAACTACCTGATCACGACCGCGCTGCCGATCGACGTGCGCCGCGACAACGAACGCGATCTGCTGACCTTCTATCTCGATCGGTTGCAGGCCTATGGCGTGACTGAGGTGCCCGGCTTCGATGAAACCTGGGACGAATACCGCCGCTGCCTGGTGTGGGGCGTCTATATTGGCTGGCTCACCACCAATATTGCGAATTACGGCTGGGAAATCAGCGTTCTCAATCACTTGCGTCTGACAACGGCGTTTGAGGATCACGATACCGGCGCGCTCATTCGGGCGCTGGGCTGA
- a CDS encoding SDR family NAD(P)-dependent oxidoreductase, with translation MKLAGKVAIITGAGSGMGADEARMFAAEGAKVVITDIAGEACGKVAEEIGANAIAIEHDVADEAGWSHVVATALEKFGKIDVLVNNAGLTKSDTFDNTDAAFMRRMLDVNIVGSFLGMKAVRGPMKDNGGGAIINIASGLAFTSLPGYFAYGVSKWGVRGMTRLGAKELAPDNIRVVTLTPGAIETPSLVPAVRENAAALIPMGRVGGADEFARVVVFIASDDASYVSGAEFLIDGAMIC, from the coding sequence ATGAAGCTTGCAGGCAAAGTTGCGATCATCACCGGCGCAGGCAGCGGTATGGGCGCGGACGAGGCGCGGATGTTCGCTGCAGAGGGTGCCAAAGTCGTCATTACCGATATTGCCGGCGAAGCCTGCGGCAAGGTTGCCGAGGAAATCGGCGCCAATGCCATCGCGATCGAACATGACGTGGCGGACGAAGCCGGCTGGAGCCATGTGGTGGCAACAGCGCTGGAAAAGTTCGGCAAGATCGACGTTCTCGTCAACAATGCCGGGCTGACCAAGTCCGACACTTTCGACAATACCGACGCTGCTTTCATGCGCCGTATGCTCGACGTGAATATCGTCGGTTCGTTCCTGGGCATGAAGGCCGTGCGCGGGCCGATGAAGGACAATGGCGGCGGGGCGATCATCAATATCGCGTCGGGCCTCGCCTTCACCAGCCTGCCCGGATACTTTGCCTATGGTGTGTCCAAGTGGGGTGTGCGCGGGATGACCCGGCTCGGTGCCAAGGAACTGGCGCCCGACAACATCCGCGTCGTCACCCTGACGCCTGGCGCCATCGAAACGCCATCGCTCGTTCCCGCGGTGCGCGAAAATGCCGCCGCCCTCATCCCCATGGGCCGGGTCGGCGGCGCAGACGAATTTGCCCGCGTGGTGGTGTTCATCGCTTCTGATGATGCAAGCTATGTTTCGGGGGCCGAGTTTCTGATTGACGGCGCAATGATCTGCTGA